GACACGGCGCCCTTCACGCAATCGATGGGCTATCTGCAAGAGGCCGAACTGCAGTTCCAGTACGCACTGGCCAACGCCTTCACCGTGTGCGACAGCTACCACTGCGGCATGCACACCGGCACCAACTCCAACCGCCTGTTCCACTGGAGCGGCACCAACGGCCCTTCGGGCCAGACCAGCACCGGTGTGGCGGGCGTCGCCTCGGTGGACAACACCTGGGAGAACCTGCGGTTTCCATGGGACCCCACGGACAACCCCGGCGTCGATTCGACCACCTTCGGCTGCAACTGGAAGACCTACCCTGAGCGCCTGCAGGACGCCAAGGTCAGCTGGATCGTCTACCAGAACCTGCCCGACAACTTCACCGACAACCCGCTGGCCGGCTTCCAGCAATACCGCGTAGCCAACAAGGCGTCCGGCAAGAACAACGAGCGCTACGACGGCGACGCCAGCCCACCCGTGGGCACGACGCTGCCGGCCTACGACCCCGCCAGCGACGACGCGGCCAACCCGCTCTACAAGGGCATCGCCAACACCATGCCCGACGGCGGCCTGCTCGGCGCGTTCAAGCAGGACGTGGCCAGCGGCAAGCTCGCACAGGTGTCATGGATTGTGGCCCCGGCCGCGTACTCCGAGCACCCCGGGCCTTCGAGCCCCGTGCAGGGCGCGTGGTACATCCAGCAGGTGCTTGACGCGCTCACCGCATCGCCCGACGTGTGGAGCAAGACGGTGTTCATCGTCAACTTCGACGAGAACGACGGCTACTTCGACCACGTGCCCTCGCCTTCCGCGCCTTCGATCAACCCCGACAAGAGCGCGGCGGGCAAGACCACGCTCGGCGACGCCGATGTCGCGTTCGAGCGCTACAACCACCCGCTGGTGCCCGGCACACCCGGCGACGTGCCCCAGCCGGACGGTCGCGTCTACGGCCCCGGCCCGCGCGTGCCGATGTACGTCATCTCGCCGTGGAGCCGTGGCGGCTGGGTCAACTCTCAAGTGTTCGACCACACCTCGGTACTGCGCTTCCTCGAAGCGCGATTCGGCGTGAAGGAAACGAACATCTCGCCGTTCCGCCGCGCGATTGCCGGCGACCTGACCAGCGCCTTCAACTTCGCAACGCCCAACAGCGAAGTGCTGCCCACGCTCGCTGGACGCAAGACCCAGGCCGAGGCAGACCAGCTGCGCATCGACCAGGAAGCGCTGGCGCAGGTTCCGCTGCCGATCACGCCAGCGCTGCCGCGGCAACCCACCGGCACCCGTCCCTCGCGCGCGCTGCCGTACGAACTGCACACCAGCGCAAAGGCCGACGTGGTCAATGGCAAGCTGCAGCTGCTGTTCTCCAACACCGGCAAGGCCGCGGCCGTGTTCCATGTGTACGACAAGCTGCATCTCGACCGCCTGCCGCGCCGCTACATGGTCGAGGCCGGCAAGATGCTCGACGACACCTGGGCCGCGATGACCGACGACGCCGGCGCCTACGACCTGTGGGTGCTCGGTCCCAACGGCTTCCATCGCCACTTCAAGGGCAACCTCAACGCACTGCGCACCAGCAATGCGACGCCCGAAGTTCGCGTGTGCTACGACATCACCAACGGCAACGTCTACCTGAGCATGCGCAACGACGGCAAGACGGCGTGCCGGTTCACCATCAACGCCAAGGCCTATCGCAACGATGGCCCATGGACCGCGACGGTGAACGGCGGTGCCAGCGTCGATCAGCACTGGGAGCTTGCGAACAGCGGCCAGTGGTACGACTTCGCAGTCACCTGTGATGTAGATCCGACCTACTACCGCCGCTTCGCCGGCCGCGTCGAAACCGGCAAGCACACGGTGAGCGATCCGGCCATGGGCATGGCCGACCTCTGAGCGTTAGTTCTTTTCGATGACAGGGTGGGCGCGCGTGCAACTCGCGCTTACACCTCGTCATTGCGGATTCATCCCGACGTCACCGCTGCTTTCTAGCCTCGAAAGCACCACGACCATCCTGAGGATCTTCCTATGCGACTCGTCTCACCGCGCGCGTGCCTCGCGTCCGCGCTCATCATCATGGCCTGCGCCCTCTCCGCCTGTGGCGGCAGCGGCGGTGGCGGCTTCGCCGGCCTGCCCGGCACGGGCACCACGCCACCGCCCAATACGCCGCCCGACACCGGGGTACAGCCCGAGAAGCGCTGCGCACCCTGACCTCTTGTCCATGAAGAACCACAACAACACACCCATGACATCACGCCGCAAATTCCTCACCAGCACCGCCACCACGGGCGCCGCAGCCCTCGCGCTCAGCGCCTTCCCGCCGAGCATTCGCCGCGCGCTCGCCATTCCGGCCAACAACGCCACGGGCACCATCAAGGACGTCGAGCACATCGTCATCCTGATGCAGGAGAACCGCGCCTTCGATCACTACTTCGGCACGCTCATGGGCGTGCGAGGCTTCGGCGACCGCTTCACCATTCCGCTTCCCGCTGACCGCAAGGTCTGGCAGCAGCTCGACGACGCCGGCAACGTGGTGCTGCCCTACTACCTCGACAGCACGCAGGGCAGCGCCCAGCGCGTGTCGAGCACGCCGCACACCTGGGTCGATGCGCACAACGCCTGGGATGGCGGGCGCATGTACCAGTGGCCGCGCTACAAGAAGGCCGGCAAGACGCCGTACCTGCAGTCGATGGGCTACCTGAAGGAAGCCGAGCTGCCGTTCCAGTTCGCGCTGGCCAATGCCTTCACGATCTGCGACGACTACCACTGCGCGATGCACACCGG
This is a stretch of genomic DNA from Variovorax paradoxus. It encodes these proteins:
- a CDS encoding phosphocholine-specific phospholipase C — its product is MTSRRKFLTGTATTGAAALALSAFPPSIRRALAIPANNKTGTIQDVEHVVILMQENRSFDHYFGMLMGVRGFGDRFAIPLIGGRRVWEQSDADGKVVLPYHLDQTLGNAQRVSGTPHSWLNAQDAWDGGRLNQWPKYKATDTAPFTQSMGYLQEAELQFQYALANAFTVCDSYHCGMHTGTNSNRLFHWSGTNGPSGQTSTGVAGVASVDNTWENLRFPWDPTDNPGVDSTTFGCNWKTYPERLQDAKVSWIVYQNLPDNFTDNPLAGFQQYRVANKASGKNNERYDGDASPPVGTTLPAYDPASDDAANPLYKGIANTMPDGGLLGAFKQDVASGKLAQVSWIVAPAAYSEHPGPSSPVQGAWYIQQVLDALTASPDVWSKTVFIVNFDENDGYFDHVPSPSAPSINPDKSAAGKTTLGDADVAFERYNHPLVPGTPGDVPQPDGRVYGPGPRVPMYVISPWSRGGWVNSQVFDHTSVLRFLEARFGVKETNISPFRRAIAGDLTSAFNFATPNSEVLPTLAGRKTQAEADQLRIDQEALAQVPLPITPALPRQPTGTRPSRALPYELHTSAKADVVNGKLQLLFSNTGKAAAVFHVYDKLHLDRLPRRYMVEAGKMLDDTWAAMTDDAGAYDLWVLGPNGFHRHFKGNLNALRTSNATPEVRVCYDITNGNVYLSMRNDGKTACRFTINAKAYRNDGPWTATVNGGASVDQHWELANSGQWYDFAVTCDVDPTYYRRFAGRVETGKHTVSDPAMGMADL